Part of the Methanobacterium sp. genome, AACACTTTATGTGATTTCAGATTTGATTTCAGGTATAAGTATACTGTTACCTTCATTTTTACTGGCAGGATTAATAGTTGGATTCATAATTAATGAAAGTGAAAAAAATGGAGCCATTAATGGAGCTATTTTAGGATTAATTGGTGGATTGATCGTCAATGTCTTTTTAATAATCTATTATTACTACTTAGGATACGGGGATTATATAAGCAGCATACTACTCTACACTGTCATGAATATAGTGCTTCAAATAGTAGTGGCAGCAGTTGGAGGAGTTTTAGGATCCCTGATAAAGACAGAATCTGTTAAAAATAGACCAGTTGAAGATTCAGTTGAGGATTAAAAAAATTAATTTTTCTTTTTTTCTTTTTTGAGTATTCATTGGTATGATTCCATCATTTCCAAGTAATTAACTAAACCAAGGCAATTAAGTATTAAGGATTATTAGTTATTTAAGGGATTATTAGTTATTTGAGGGGTTAATTAATTGTTTAGGGATAGTTAATATGGTGGAATGTTTGAACTCATTTTTTAATGTTTTCTAACCATTCCACTGTCTCATCGGCTATATCTTCAGAAATATCTTCGATCCAATCCTGTTCACTCCAGGTGCACACATCTTCCTCTTCAATATCCCCCACCATGTCTTCCACACGATCCTGATCAGTATACTCTCCAACAACTGATTCGCAAAAATTGAACTCTTTATCATGATTATCAAATAGAACTTCCCAGTTTCCAGAATCCCTGAGCTCCCAATACCAGTAGTAATTTTTAACTATTTCTTCCCCGGGGTTTTGTTCATCAAATGACTCTTCTTCCTCATAACCAACAATGAGAACGTTATCATTTTCTAAATAGATGTGTTTCTCCCACACATCCTTTTCGATCTGCGCCTTTTCCAGCTCTGTTTCTTCTATTCGTTCTACCAGTTTGTCTTTCCCGATCATTTCTAATAACCCCTAAGAGGCTCATTTGTGAAACATGAAAGATTTCTATAATAAATTATAGTAAGAATTACACTTATTTTTATGTGTGGTGTATTGACAAATCATCCCGGATAATTATATCTGGATTATATCCTGTTATCCAAACCTTAAAATTTCTATTCTCTTTTATAGTTAGAAGTTCCCTTAATCCTTATAAAACAACGAAAAACGGTTATATGGTAATAATGCCCATAATTTATTATATCATTAAGGAGATAAAAATATTAAAGATATTTATGTATTGTGGGTGTTTGAAATGAAAGTTAGCGACTTTATTGGAATGAAGGTTATAGATATTGAGGCCCGGGAAGTGGGGAAAGTAGAAGACCTGGCTGTTACAATAAAAGAATGTTTGGTTGAACAAATATTCATAGCCACTGGGTCTACTTTGAGTAAAAAGTATTTTGCTGTGAAAGAGGAGGATATAGCAGCTATAGGTGATTATGTTCAGTTAAAATTTGATGGAGAAGCACTGGAAAATAAGATCAAAGTGGAAAAGCTTGATGATCTTGCTCCTAAAGAAAAACGCTTCAAAAATGTGGAGGGTAAAGTGGTTCTTGCCAAAGAGGGTATGGAAATCGGTAAAATCCATGATATGGTCATTGATCCTGCAGGATGCCTCATTCACAACGTGATCATTTCCGTGGGAGGAACCTTCAACCGGAAACAGGTCCTGATCTCCAGTGATGATATTGCAGAAATTGGGGATTACATGATACTCAAACTTTCCAAAGAACAGATTGAGCAAATAGTCATGGATTAAAACATCCACTATTTATTTTATCATAAATCTCTTATTTTTACATAACTCCATTTAAGATTAGTATTTAAAACTGCGTCTGTTATTAAGATTATATAATTTGAATTATCTTAGATTAGCCGTAGATAATAAACTATGTGTTTATCAGGGGGCTGGTAGCTCAGATGGGAGAGCGTTGCCTTCGCAAGGCAGAGGCCGTGGGTTCAAATCCCGCCCAGTCCATTTTATTACTCTAATTACATTAAAACTCTCATTTATGGGTAGTTGATATAATAAGATCCGGGGACAACTACATACTAATAAACAATTAACTAAGATTGTATAATAATATTTTAATTAAATAGGTCTTTAATCAGGGACATGGGGAAAAATATGATTAACCAGTCTTATTATTCAAGTGTTAAAAGGATTCTTTTAATTGTTTTAATCCTTAATGTTGCAGTGGCTTTAGCTAAAATGATCTACGGATGGATGACTAATTCTTTGAGCATGGTGTCAGACGGGTTTCACTCCCTTTTTGATGGTACATCCAATATTATTGGTATTATTGGAATTACACTTGCTTCTCGCCCTCCAGATAAGGCTCATCCTTATGGTCATGAGAAATTTGAAACATTTGCATCCCTGGGAATTGCATTTTTATTATTTATAACCTGTTTTGAGATATTACAGTCTGCTCTGGGCAGATTTTACAATCCACAAACTCCGGATATTACTCTTATGAGTTTCCTGGTCATGGGGATAACCCTTTTAATTAACCTGATTGTTTCCCAATATGAAAAGAATCAGGGGATGCGGTTGGGGAGTAGTATTTTGGTGGCAGATTCCAAACATACTCGAAGTGATGTTTATGTATCAGTGGCGGTGATTTTGGGATTTATTGCCATTAAGATGGGTTTTGGTGTTGTTGATCCTATAATTGCTATTATCATAGCAATATTAATCGCCCGGATGGGTATCAAAATCATTAAAAGTAGTTCCACTGTCCTTCTGGACAGCGCACCCCTGGATGCGGAAACCATAAGAAAGATAGTTGTTTCCGTTCCCAAGGTTAAAGACAGTCACAAGATCCGTTCACGTGGTCCTGCTTCCCACATCTATGTTGACCTCCATGTGATTCTGGAATCCTGCTCATCTGTGGATGAAGCGCATGAAATAGCCCATTTAGTGGAGGGTAAACTAAAAAGTTCCATTCCGGGCATTGAAGATGTGGTGGTGCATGTGGATCCCTGTGAAAAAAACAATATGGATGATAGTTAAACCAAAACCAATCATATACGATAAATGAACTGTGAGGGCTTAAATAATAATGGTGGACGATTATGGAGTTCCAGGATCTAAAAAACGCAATCAAGTATCCCCTCTCTGATGTGAAAATGATCCTTTTGCTGGGTGCTGTGCTTTTCCTGGGAGAACTGGTGAATGAAGTCCATGGAAACGATGAATATTCAACAATCTTAAAGGCAATTTTAACTTTAGTTGCTTTGATCATGTCAGTTCTGGAAGCAGGATATCTTTTTAAGGTCATCGAAGAAACTACCCAAGGTTCAGAATCATTACCAAAATTCAGTAACCTTAGGGATATGTTCCTACATGGAACTAAAGAAATCATTGTTACTTTCATATTCATTCTTTTTCCAATGATTGAAATTGTTATAAGTGCTTATTTCTTTTCTCTAAGTAAAATTACCCATAATTTGGGTGAGTTAAATTGGGGATATGCCTTTCTGGTGCTGGGATTGATATCCATAATGATTATAGGTTTCATACTGCAGGGAGTTATCCTGAACATGGTCCATAACCGGGGAAGTGTCAGATCCGCATTTCATTTTGGCAACATCAGAGAAAAAATGGGGAATGTAGGCTATAAAAATCTATTATTGACTTATATAATCGCTTTTGTCACTTTTGGTTCGTTGATTCTATTTTTCTCTGATGCCATCAAAAACATCCCCTTTGTGGGAGTTTTAATTTTAATGTTCTTTATAGAACCATATCTACTTCTTTTCAATATTAGAATTCTCGGACTGGTAGATAGATAAAGAAGTAATATTTACCGGGATTAATGAGTATAACCCGTTTAAGGATATTATAATTAGATTAAGTATAAGTATAATCAGTTTAAAGATATTATAAGTAGATTAAACATAGTATAATCAGTTTAAGGGTGTAATCTTAACCAGTTAATGGATACAAATTACATATCAAAGAAATCAAGAATTTCTATCCACATCATCTAAAATGGCATGAATCTTTTCTTTAATTTCATCAATACTTCCAGCAGTGTTGATAATATACCAATCCTGAGCCAATTCAAGGGCCTTTTTCCTCACCTTAACCAAGTCATCCATGTTTTCAAACATTTCTTCATCATTCCTGGAGGACATTCGCTTAAGAGACTCGTCTGGTTCAAGATCCAGGAAAAACATGTACTGGGATGTGGGAAGAATCATGGTGAAGAACCAGTAGAGAAGTTTGGCCAATGGAAGGGGCAGGTATGCCACACCCATCAAATAACGAACCATAATAAGGTTATCAGTTTTACCATCATATTTTTTAACTGAACGGATAACATCCAGGGCATAATAAGCTGATGCTTTGATTTTATTGATCTTTCCCCTGCCCAGCAGGGCCTTTTTTGCTTTCAGGCCGTAAGGATTGTCAAAAGAAGGATGTTCTCTGAGTATAACACTTTCACCCATGGAAAGGTATTTTTCCTGTATTAGTTTAGCCTGAGTACTCTTTCCAGACCCGTCAAGACCATCAATGATAATAAAGCGCATGTTATCCTCCATAAGTGTAAAAAAATTATACGGTCATTAAAATGTAGGTTGCAACTGCTGAAAAACAGGCAGTGAGGTTATCCAGGCCTTTTGGAGTTATTCCTTCAAAGATGGTGGCTACCAGTGCTACACCCACAATTGCCAGTGGCTGGATGGGTACAGCATAATAAGTTAAAACTATCCCTATGGTACAAATGAGCACTAAAAACATGGTGAGGGAGCCTTCCAGACTTTTATTGTCTCCGGAAATGTTGTATTTTATCTTACCGTACTTCATACCAACTAAGGATGCCATACCATCCCCATAAGACATGGCAGCTATTCCCACAGCTATAATCCAGGGCTGGTCAAAGAAAATGAGTGCCAGAACAGTCCAGGAGATGGCATAGTAAACCAGGCCTAGACCGTGACCAGATCCTGATATTCTGTCTTTTATTTTTAAGGGGGAATAGGGACTTATAAGAAAAGTTAAGAGAATAAAGGGGGCAGCTGCTAGAAGTGCCATCACCCATCTGGATTGAAAGAGGGGTAGTATGAATAAAACATTCCCCACCATAATATGCAGGAACTTTCGACTGAAATTAGGATGTTTTTTAAGTACTTTCTCTGAAATCACCAGTAAAAGTATCACATATGTGTAGACCAGTATTAAACCTAGTATGTCTCCATTATCCATGAATTTTAGTACTTCCTCCCTATATAAGTGAATTTGGATTTTTAATTATGGTTCATGGCGTATTGGATTAGTTAACTGGGGATTAACTTTAATGATTATCCTGGAATGCGAAAATTTAGAATAAGATTCTGATGGAATTGGACTTGGAATTCAGGTAACCTTCCAAAGTTTTATTAGTTATTTGGGGGATAGAAAAAGCTATGTACATCTGTTTAGAGGGAATTGATGGCTCAGGAAAATCCACACAACTAGAACGTCTGGGTAAATGGCTTGAAGATTGTGGTTTTAGTGTAACACTTATTAGAGAACCCACTGACTCTCCAGTGGGTCTGCTTATTCGGAAAATGCTCCAAAGTCCCAGTGCACAGGATGAAGGATTCCAGAGGACATTGGCACTGTTATTTGCTGCTGATCGAACTCTTCTCATGGATACTATTCGTAAAGAAGAAGAAATGAACCGGATTGTACTTAGTGACCGTTCATTTTACTCCAGCCTGGCTTATCAAAATGGTGAAGACTGGATAGCCCAGATAAATCAACATGCCCTGGAACCGGATCTGGTGATACTCCTGGATCTGGAAATTGAAACTGCACTCACCAGATGTGAGGGTACTGATAGTTTCGAAGAGGCGAATTTCCTGGAAAGCGTTCGTCAAAGATATCTTAAACTGGCCCAACAGCATGGTTTTATGGTAGTTAATGCCAGTAATGGGATGAACAAGGTCCACGATGATATAAAAAGAATAGTTGCCCCTAAACTGGGCATGTGCATATAACTGATGGAAGTACTGTTATCGGCTGAAAATGAATATTAGATGAATTAGGGATTGAAAGTTTATTTAAATCCCTGTAAAAATGTGAAAAAGAATTAGTGATCACTCTTTTTCAGGTTCTTCATCTTTTTCAGGTTCTTTTTTTTCAAGTTCTTTTATACGCTGATTGAGGGCTTTTACAATGTGATCCTGGGCATCTTCCAAGTTTTTTTTCTTCCCATAGAGTAATGGGCCGTCATCGGTGTTTTTTAGTTCCAGATTGAATTGGGTTACAACTTCGGCCATTATCCTTTCTGTTATCCCTGGTGGAATTCTCATTTCATACATCATATCTTCTTCCATGGTATCACCTCAAACATTCTAATATAATTTCATCGTTAACTTTTCTTATTTTATTCTAAATACAATTTAATTGAACTTATAATTCCCGCTTTAACTAAATACTATGTAATATTTTAGAATTATCTATTGAATTAATGGAAATTATTATCTAATTCCTAAGAAAATCTCTTACTGGCTCTAAAATTTCAGTCAGAGAATCAGCAACCCCGTTTTTCAGATCCAGGGGATGTAACTTTCCGTTCCCGTACATCTGCACCAGTTCATCCTGGGTTAATTCCAGATTCCCTCCAAACTTATCTGGCCTCTTTATAAGCAGGGTATTCCTTTCACTAAATATGAAGTGATGAGCTATTTCCAGAACTGGATTTCCCTCAATTTCACCCGCAGGACAGTAACTCTTTTTGATCTTTTCAGTGATTACCGCAGGTTCATCATCAATGGCTATGAAGTTCTCTTTACTGGAGGACATCTTATCCGAGCCATCAGTACCGTGCAGTAGTGGGGTGTGAATGCATACCGGGGACTGGAATCCTAATTTAGGAAGATTGTCCCTGGCCAGCATATGGATTTTCCGTTGCTCCATACCACCCACTGCCAGATCCACCTCTAAAAACAACATATCCACCACCTGCATCAAAGGGTAGATAACCTCCGCCACCTGATGATCCTCAGCATCCCGAGTTATCTGGGCCATACTCCTTCTGGCACGGGTTAGAGTAGTTGAAAGGGCTAACTGGTAAACCTTCATGGTGTAATCTTCTCTAGTCTGAAAACTACTACCTAAAATGAATTCAGTATCCTCAGAGAGTCCTAAAGCCCGGAAACAACGTTTGTTATATTCAGAAATCTCTTTGATTTTTTCTAAACTTCCTTTGCCATTAAGGTAAGCATGAAGGTCTGCCAGAAGAATCTTTATCTTGAAACCTGCTTCCTGCAGGTCTATCATCTTCTTCACAGTGATGGCATGTCCAAGATGCACCTTTCCTGAGGGTTCATACCCTATGTAGGCTGTTTTCTCGTCTTTTTCCAGTATAACTTTGAGTTCTTCTGGAGTTACCACTTCCAGGGCGCCTTGTCCTATAGTGTTCATTGTAGAATCTGTGTCCATTATAGTCACCATCATTGGGTTTATTGTTACTGATTTTATTTATAATTTTAAACCTTATCTGCTAATCTAAGGGGGATTTTGATAATCATTTGAGATTTAATCTACTGATTATCATTCTAAGGTTACTTGGGATGGATTTTTTGATTTTAATCGGATTATTTTTATCCCCACTACTCTTTCTTATTATTATATCCTATTTTTTAGGAGGGATGATGTAGAGTTTTCCCCTAATTTCAATTACTTCCACTTCTTCCCCTATATTTATATCTGCTAATTCGCTTAGTATATCCAGATCCAGGGGTTGGTATGTTTCAGGGTGGAGTATCTGTATTTCAGTGGGGGTTTTGGCAGTAACTGTGGTCGGCTTCACATCTTCCTTACCTGCTATCCTTTCCAGGTTAGAATATTCACGCCAGGATATGGATATATGTTCGGTTGTTTCCAGATCCTGAATAGCGATCTTACGGCCGTTTATATCAATTACCTGTCCTACATGATCCCCATGGGTTATGAAGTCTCCCTTCTGGAATATTGGGAGTCGTAGGGATATCCATATTCGATAAAGGTCCTTGCCGGCGGATTTATCCCGGCCCATGAGTCTGGGTGATTCCCCCAACATTCCACCCATCTGTTCTTTCAGGACATTTGAGATCTTCCGGGCAGCTTTGTAAGAGCCAAAATAGTAGTCCACACCCTCTTTAATTCCTACTCTTTGTGAAAGGTAAGCCATGCGGTTTTTTTTGGATAATTTGTCCAGCAAACGTTTTATTATATCATCAGCCGTCTGAATTTCTTCAGCTTCAAGTGGCCGTGTATCCGCCCTTAACTGCAGAACTGCTTCATAGTAACCTGAAGCATACTTACTGCATTCTGGGCATGCATCACGGTTGAGTTTAACGTTTACCTTAAACTCCCTTCGCACTGGTATTCCTAAAACCTTGCCACTGGCAGTTACCATCATTTCCAGAATGGAACCTCTTTGATTGATGAGATCTATTTCCAGAACTACATCCTCTGCATCTTCATCAAGGATAGACTCCTGGGCTATGGTCTGTGCAACGAAATCTTCTTCTGAAAGTTCTGTTTCCATCCATTTATCACCCACATGGATGGATGAACAGTGGGCACAAGATTCCACTTCTAATTCAGAGGGAATAGTGATCAACTTATTTCCAGCAGCAAAACAGGAATGACAGAGGCCTTTAAACAGTTCTTGGTCTTCTTTACCGCATTTAATACAGAACATAGTATCTAATCTTGATATTTGTAAATAAAATTTTTCAGGTATAAAAAAGTAATAGAATAAAAATAGGGAATTTAAAGGGTCTTTAAAGGTGCCTTAGCTCCGCATGCCTCACATTTAAGGAGGAAGATGCGGTCTTCCCTTATTATTCTGGTATCTGGTCTGTTGCACTCGTGGCACATGATGAAACGTTGCACGTAGTCTTCCATCCGGTCGTTAATCAGGTAATGGGTGAATTTTCCCTGCATTATAGCCCGGTTTCCTTCCAGGTTTCCAGCAGTACCCAGTTCCCTTAACAGGAATTTAAGGATGTGTTGGGGGTCTCGGTTCATGGCATCGGCTATTTCTCCGAAGTTCTGAATGATGGTCCGGTTTCCCTGGATTATCGAGTAGGCCTTGGGTACTGAGAACCTTTTGGTTTCCAGTGCCTGGGGTGGTAATTGTTCAATGGCTCGGTCCAGTAATTCTTCATAATCGCTCATATTTATACCTCCTTCAACTAAAATCGCATAAAATTGGTTAAATTGAATTTAACTAAATAAGAAAAATTTAAGATAATTCCAGCTCAGGCGACCCTTAAGTAACCTTGCTGGGGTTCGTAAATGATTCCTTTTCTTTTCAACTGGCGGATCAGGTCTTCTACCTTTTCCTCGCTCATATTATATCTATCTCGCATTTCAGTTATAAGTATATTGGTGGGGGCTCGTCCGCCGTACTCTTCTTCCAGTTCTTTTATAATTTCCTGAACCACTCTGATTTTATCCCTATCTGATTTGGGTGTACGTCCTTCAACCTTATCAATATCCACTTTACCTGTTTCTGGATCGTATCCTACCTGTTTTAGACAATTTTCCTGGAGTGTAATTGCTCGCTTAGCATCTTCACGTGTTACTTCAACCCCCAACCGAATTTTAGAACTTGCTTCGGATAATCGGACCAGAGCTTCCAGTTGTCTGGCTGTTATGGGGACTGGTGAGTCTTCATCTGCGGATCCACCACGCATACCTACGTAGAACTCTCGAAGTACATCCATGGCTTCATTGGTTAAGTGGGGGTGGACTTGTCGCCGGGCATAGGCAATGTATTTCCTTAATAGTTCAGGTTCGATATCGTAGGGTACGGCAGTGTCCCGGTGTGTGTTAAGAATATGGGTGGCCAGTGCGCTGTCTCTTTCAATATCTGGCTTATCTTCAACCACAAATGTCAAGTCAAAACGTGATAAAATTGTTGAAGGAAGGTTAATTTGTTCTGCTATGGATTTATAACGATCGAAACGTCCGAATTTGGGGTTGGCAGCTGCTAAGACTGAACAACGTGAGTTTAAAGTGGCCATAATTCCAGCTTTGGCTATACTGATGGTCTGCTGTTCCAGGG contains:
- a CDS encoding thymidylate kinase, with the protein product MRFIIIDGLDGSGKSTQAKLIQEKYLSMGESVILREHPSFDNPYGLKAKKALLGRGKINKIKASAYYALDVIRSVKKYDGKTDNLIMVRYLMGVAYLPLPLAKLLYWFFTMILPTSQYMFFLDLEPDESLKRMSSRNDEEMFENMDDLVKVRKKALELAQDWYIINTAGSIDEIKEKIHAILDDVDRNS
- a CDS encoding DUF5518 domain-containing protein; this translates as MIKEIVRWRPISIGIILVVTLYVISDLISGISILLPSFLLAGLIVGFIINESEKNGAINGAILGLIGGLIVNVFLIIYYYYLGYGDYISSILLYTVMNIVLQIVVAAVGGVLGSLIKTESVKNRPVEDSVED
- a CDS encoding DUF4013 domain-containing protein, with the protein product MEFQDLKNAIKYPLSDVKMILLLGAVLFLGELVNEVHGNDEYSTILKAILTLVALIMSVLEAGYLFKVIEETTQGSESLPKFSNLRDMFLHGTKEIIVTFIFILFPMIEIVISAYFFSLSKITHNLGELNWGYAFLVLGLISIMIIGFILQGVILNMVHNRGSVRSAFHFGNIREKMGNVGYKNLLLTYIIAFVTFGSLILFFSDAIKNIPFVGVLILMFFIEPYLLLFNIRILGLVDR
- a CDS encoding tyrosine--tRNA ligase, producing the protein MDTDSTMNTIGQGALEVVTPEELKVILEKDEKTAYIGYEPSGKVHLGHAITVKKMIDLQEAGFKIKILLADLHAYLNGKGSLEKIKEISEYNKRCFRALGLSEDTEFILGSSFQTREDYTMKVYQLALSTTLTRARRSMAQITRDAEDHQVAEVIYPLMQVVDMLFLEVDLAVGGMEQRKIHMLARDNLPKLGFQSPVCIHTPLLHGTDGSDKMSSSKENFIAIDDEPAVITEKIKKSYCPAGEIEGNPVLEIAHHFIFSERNTLLIKRPDKFGGNLELTQDELVQMYGNGKLHPLDLKNGVADSLTEILEPVRDFLRN
- a CDS encoding 60S ribosomal export protein NMD3; the protein is MFCIKCGKEDQELFKGLCHSCFAAGNKLITIPSELEVESCAHCSSIHVGDKWMETELSEEDFVAQTIAQESILDEDAEDVVLEIDLINQRGSILEMMVTASGKVLGIPVRREFKVNVKLNRDACPECSKYASGYYEAVLQLRADTRPLEAEEIQTADDIIKRLLDKLSKKNRMAYLSQRVGIKEGVDYYFGSYKAARKISNVLKEQMGGMLGESPRLMGRDKSAGKDLYRIWISLRLPIFQKGDFITHGDHVGQVIDINGRKIAIQDLETTEHISISWREYSNLERIAGKEDVKPTTVTAKTPTEIQILHPETYQPLDLDILSELADINIGEEVEVIEIRGKLYIIPPKK
- a CDS encoding cation diffusion facilitator family transporter, translated to MINQSYYSSVKRILLIVLILNVAVALAKMIYGWMTNSLSMVSDGFHSLFDGTSNIIGIIGITLASRPPDKAHPYGHEKFETFASLGIAFLLFITCFEILQSALGRFYNPQTPDITLMSFLVMGITLLINLIVSQYEKNQGMRLGSSILVADSKHTRSDVYVSVAVILGFIAIKMGFGVVDPIIAIIIAILIARMGIKIIKSSSTVLLDSAPLDAETIRKIVVSVPKVKDSHKIRSRGPASHIYVDLHVILESCSSVDEAHEIAHLVEGKLKSSIPGIEDVVVHVDPCEKNNMDDS
- a CDS encoding PRC-barrel domain-containing protein, producing MKVSDFIGMKVIDIEAREVGKVEDLAVTIKECLVEQIFIATGSTLSKKYFAVKEEDIAAIGDYVQLKFDGEALENKIKVEKLDDLAPKEKRFKNVEGKVVLAKEGMEIGKIHDMVIDPAGCLIHNVIISVGGTFNRKQVLISSDDIAEIGDYMILKLSKEQIEQIVMD
- a CDS encoding translation initiation factor IF-2 subunit beta; its protein translation is MSDYEELLDRAIEQLPPQALETKRFSVPKAYSIIQGNRTIIQNFGEIADAMNRDPQHILKFLLRELGTAGNLEGNRAIMQGKFTHYLINDRMEDYVQRFIMCHECNRPDTRIIREDRIFLLKCEACGAKAPLKTL
- the tmk gene encoding dTMP kinase, whose amino-acid sequence is MYICLEGIDGSGKSTQLERLGKWLEDCGFSVTLIREPTDSPVGLLIRKMLQSPSAQDEGFQRTLALLFAADRTLLMDTIRKEEEMNRIVLSDRSFYSSLAYQNGEDWIAQINQHALEPDLVILLDLEIETALTRCEGTDSFEEANFLESVRQRYLKLAQQHGFMVVNASNGMNKVHDDIKRIVAPKLGMCI
- a CDS encoding diacylglycerol/polyprenol kinase family protein: MDNGDILGLILVYTYVILLLVISEKVLKKHPNFSRKFLHIMVGNVLFILPLFQSRWVMALLAAAPFILLTFLISPYSPLKIKDRISGSGHGLGLVYYAISWTVLALIFFDQPWIIAVGIAAMSYGDGMASLVGMKYGKIKYNISGDNKSLEGSLTMFLVLICTIGIVLTYYAVPIQPLAIVGVALVATIFEGITPKGLDNLTACFSAVATYILMTV